A single window of Periophthalmus magnuspinnatus isolate fPerMag1 chromosome 22, fPerMag1.2.pri, whole genome shotgun sequence DNA harbors:
- the LOC117390951 gene encoding probable sodium-coupled neutral amino acid transporter 6, translated as MSDTRGNEEENEVTLLLTNGMGSQSREASFAFSVFNLMNAIMGSGILGLAYAMANTGIVGFCLLLMLVSSLAAYSVHLLLKLCDQTGINSYESLGERALQKPGKVLVGCAILIQNIGGDMSSYLFILKSELPAAINNFLNANGAGTTWYEDGRLLLILITLCFVLPLAILPRVGFLGYTSGLAFLFMLYFTVVVVMKKWTIPCPLPNITVSFGSFQVSNSSGSECTAKLFVLSSKSAYAIPTMAFSFLCHTAVLPIYCELDRPTKKRMQRVTNLSISLSFILYLVSALFGYLTFYAHVDSELLQGYDAYLPRDIVVMTVRIAILLSVLLTVPLIHFPARKAVILLLFGSRRFSWWIHSLTTVCILAVVLILAIFVPDIRNVFGVVGSTTSSCLLFVFPGLFYLRISNQRFRSLDYIGAAFLVVFGVMVGVLSLTLIIWTWVQSF; from the exons ATGAGTGACACCAGAGGAAACGAGGAGGAAAATGAAGTTACACTTTTACTCACAAAC GGCATGGGCAGCCAGAGCAGAGAAGCCTCCTTcgctttttctgtttttaacctGATGAATGCCATCATGGGCAGTGGCATTCTGGGCCTAGCTTATGCAATGGCCAACACAGGCATTGTTGGATTTTG TTTACTTCTGATGTTAGTGTCTTCTCTGGCAGCCTACTCAGTCCACCTCCTCCTAAAGCTTTGTGACCAAACAG GTATCAATTCATACGAAAGTCTTGGGGAGCGGGCATTACAAAAACCTGGAAAG gtcttggttggatGTGCTATTTTGATTCAAAACATTGGTGGTGA CATGTCATCTTATTTGTTCATCCTGAAGTCAGAGCTTCCTGCTGCCATTAATAATTTCCTAAATGCAAACGGTGCAGG AACTACCTGGTATGAAGATGGGCGGCTTCTGCTAATACTGATTacgctttgttttgttttacctttgGCAATATTGCCAAGAGTTG GGTTTCTGGGTTATACCAGTGGTTTGGCGTTTCTCTTCATGCTGTACTTCACAGTTGTG GTTGTGATGAAGAAGTGGACCATCCCTTGTCCTCTGCCCAACATCACAGTCTCATTTGGATCCTTCCAG GTATCGAATTCATCAGGCTCAGAGTGTACAGCCAAACTCTTTGTCCTGTCGAGTAAG AGTGCATATGCCATCCCCACAATGGCCTTTTCCTTCCTGTGTCACACTGCTGTCCTGCCCATCTACTGTGAGCTAGACCG ACCGACTaagaagaggatgcagagggttACAAACTTGAGTATTAGCCTTAGCTTCATTCTCTACCTGGTATCAGCCTTGTTTGGATACCTCACCTTCTATG CTCATGTGGACTCTGAGTTGCTGCAGGGATATGACGCCTATCTGCCGCGAGACATTGTAGTGATGACTGTGAGAATTGCCATCctgctctctgtcctcctcactGTACCGCTCATCCACTTTCCT gCCCGTAAAGCAGTCATCCTCCTTTTGTTTGGATCACGCCGTTTCTCCTGGTGGATCCACTCCCTGACTACTGTCTGCATTCTGGCTGTCGTGTTGATCTTGGCCATCTTTGTTCCTGACATCAGAAATGTCTTTGGAGTGGTTG GGTCGACCACCTCCAGCTGCCTGCTGTTTGTTTTCCCTGGTCTTTTCTACCTCAGGATCAGCAATCAGCGCTTCAGGTCTTTGGACTATATTGGG gcagcttttctggtggtgttTGGTGTGATGGTGGGAGTCTTGAGTTTGACATTGATCATCTGGACATGGGTCCAGAGCTTCTGA
- the LOC117390952 gene encoding protein kinase C eta type-like: MKFNGYLKLRIGEAVELKPTTYSLRHSVIFNKATPALDPYIVVKVDEFKIGQTHTKQKTNMPTYNEEFCLNVKDGTHIELTVFHETPIGYDNFVANCTIQFEDLIQKLNAGESFEGWMDLEPEGKVYIVITLTGSFTDDDALVRPPQKHHKELTRTRQGAVRRRIHQVNGHKFMSTFLRQPTFCFHCREFIWGVFGKQGYQCQVCTCVVHKRCHKLVVTVCPRMKKTQTEQPMNQGFSINVPHKFNIHNYKSPTFCDHCGSLLWGLVRQGLHCKSCKMNVHIRCKSNVAPSCGVNSVELANKLTEMGLHPGGLSKRPSTVKGGQVRAPERTESVEVQPQTVKLGLQNFTFIQVLGKGSFGKVMLARLNDTEHVFAVKVLKKDIILQDDDVECTMTEKRVLSLARCSRGQ; this comes from the exons ATGAAGTTTAATGGTTACTTGAAGCTGCGCATTGGTGAGGCTGTGGAGCTGAAGCCTACCACCTACTCACTGCGCCACTCTGTCATCTTCAACAAAGCCACCCCGGCTCTGGACCCCTACATCGTGGTCAAGGTGGACGAGTTTAAGATTGGACAGACTCACACAAAACAGAAGACAAACATGCCCACGTACAACGAGGAATTCTGCCTTAATGTGAAAGACGGAACACACATAGAGCTCACCGTCTTCCACGAGACTCCCATCGGATATGACAACTTTGTGGCCAACTGCACCATTCAGTTTGAAGACCTGATCCAGAAGCTCAACGCGGGGGAGAGCTTTGAGGGATGG ATGGACTTGGAGCCGGAGGGAAAAGTATACATTGTGATTACCCTGACTGGATCCTTCACTGATG ATGATGCCCTGGTGCGCCCTCCTCAGAAGCATCACAAAGAGCTGACCCGTACACGACAGGGAGCAGTGCGACGCAGGATCCATCAGGTCAACGGTCACAAGTTTATGTCCACGTTCCTCCGACAGCCCACCTTCTGCTTCCACTGCCGTGAATtcatctg GGGAGTGTTTGGGAAACAGGGTTATCAGTGCCAAG tgtgCACTTGTGTTGTTCATAAGCGCTGCCACAAGTTGGTGGTGACAGTATGTCCGCGCATGAAGAAAACTCAAACTGAGCAG ccgATGAACCAGGGTTTCAGTATCAATGTTCCTCACAAGTTCAATATCCACAACTACAAGTCTCCCACTTTCTGTGACCACTGCGGTTCTCTGCTGTGGGGCCTTGTCCGGCAAGGCCTGCACTGCAAAA gttGCAAAATGAATGTTCACATCCGCTGTAAAAGCAACGTAGCCCCGAGTTGTGGCGTCAACAGTGTGGAGCTGGCCAATAAGCTGACAGAGATGGGTCTACATCCAGGAGGCCTTTCCAAGCGCCCCTCAACG GTTAAGGGAGGCCAGGTGAGGGCGCCAGAGCGCACAGAGAGTGTGGAGGTACAACCACAAACAGTCAAGCTGGGCCTCCAAAACTTTACCTTCATTCAGGTGCTGGGGAAAGGCAGCTTTGGCAAG GTGATGTTGGCGCGACTCAATGACACGGAGCACGTGTTTGCAGTGAAAGTGCTGAAGAAGGACATCATTCTGCAGGACGATGATGTGGAGTGTACCATGACTGAGAAACGGGTGCTGTCGCTCGCCCGCT GCAGTAGGGGGCAGTAG
- the LOC117390953 gene encoding probable sodium-coupled neutral amino acid transporter 6 translates to MSDTRGNEEENEVTLLLTNGMGSQSREASFAFSVFNLMNAIMGSGILGLAYAMANTGIVGFCLLLMLVSSLAAYSVHLLLKLCDQTGINSYESLGERALQKPGKVLVGCAILIQNIGGESIP, encoded by the exons ATGAGTGACACCAGAGGAAACGAGGAGGAAAATGAAGTTACACTTTTACTCACAAAC GGCATGGGCAGCCAGAGCAGAGAAGCCTCCTTcgctttttctgtttttaacctGATGAATGCCATCATGGGCAGTGGCATTCTGGGCCTAGCTTATGCAATGGCCAACACAGGCATTGTTGGATTTTG TTTACTTCTGATGTTAGTGTCTTCTCTGGCAGCCTACTCAGTCCACCTCCTCCTAAAGCTTTGTGACCAAACAG GTATCAATTCATACGAAAGTCTTGGGGAGCGGGCATTACAAAAACCTGGAAAG gtcttggttggatGTGCTATTTTGATTCAAAACATTGGTGGTGAGTCAATTCCTTGA
- the LOC117390696 gene encoding tRNA (guanine(37)-N1)-methyltransferase translates to MMLRLLFRALKSPQTHRKAVCSACMDPKDYLKLYSPPPEVRGMTSLNREAFTRNITVPALRVPVKVLNKVVKSLKNVIIQRPGLSRVVPEREGNSDCRLVLLDPHKVSSPSSFSGAEAEALRSFSVLLELQDYQMTLGYENLKSEEVLEAVLPLGQDVTSGFSRVGHIAHMNLREHQLPYRNLIGQVIMDKNPGVTCVVNKTNTIDSTYRNFKMEVLAGEENMVAKVKENGVTYEFDFSRVYWNPRLSTEHQRIVQQVKPGDTVFDVFAGVGPFAIPAARCGASVLANDLNPESYRWLQHNCKLNKVDNRVRTFNLDGRGFIQGPLRQELPVLLKQKATLHVVMNLPALAIDFLDAFRGLLQHEPPSDSQLPTVHCYGFSKDDNPARDVTHRASEAVGFSLENRSSVHFVRNVAPNKDMMCVSFSVPKEVLYSSKPTVTECADEPAAKRQKCEEAAQTT, encoded by the exons ATGATGTTGAG ATTGCTCTTTAGAGCCTTAAAGTCTCCACAAACGCACAGAAAAGCTGTGTGCTCCGCCTGCATGGATCCTAAAGATTACCTCAAATTGTACAGCCCTCCTCCAGAGGTGCGCGGTATGACCAGTCTCAACAGAGAGGCTTTCACAAGGAACATTACCGTCCCAGCTCTCCGGGTGCCCGTTAAAGTTCTTAATAAAGTGGTGAAGAGCCTGAAGAATGTAATTATCCAGCGGCCTGGTTTGTCCCGTGTGGTgccagagagagagggcaaCAGTGACTGTCGTTTGGTTCTTTTGGACCCTCACAAAGTGTCCTCTCCCAGCAGCTTcagtggagcagaggcagaggcgcTCAGGTCCTTCTCTGTTCTCCTGGAGCTGCAGGACTATCAGATGACTCTGGGCTATGAGAACCTGAAGAGTGAGGAGGTACTGGAGGCAGTGCTGCCTCTGGGACAAGACGTGACCTCGGGCTTCAGCAGAGTGGGGCACATCGCACACATGAACCTGAGGGAGCACCAGCTGCCCTATAGGAACCTTATTG GTCAAGTCATTATGGATAAAAACCCAGGAGTGACCTGTGTggtcaataaaacaaatactataGATTCCACCTACAGAAACTTCAAGATGGAGGTGCTGGCTGGAGAGGAAAACATGGTGGCAAAA GTGAAAGAGAATGGGGTCACGTATGAGTTTGACTTCTCACGGGTTTATTGGAACCCACGGCTGAGTACTGAGCACCAGCGGATTGTGCAGCAGGTGAAACCAGGAGACACCGTTTTTGATGTGTTCGCTGGCGTGGGACCCTTCGCCATTCCAGCTGCTCGCTGTGGTGCCAGTGTTTTGGCCAATGATCTAAACCCTGAGTCCTACCGATGGCTACAGCACAACTGTAAACTCAACAAAGTGGACAACAGAGTGAGAACATTTAACCTGGATGGCCGAGGATTTATTCAGGGCCCTCTACGACAGGAGCTGCCTGTACTGCTGAAGCAGAAGGCAACTTTACATGTGGTGATGAACTTGCCTGCTCTGGCCATAGACTTCTTGGATGCTTTCAGAGGTCTGCTGCAGCACGAGCCCCCTAGTGACTCACAACTGCCCACTGTGCACTGCTATGGCTTCTCTAAAGATGACAACCCAGCCCGGGACGTCACGCATAGGGCTTCTGAGGCCGTTGGATTCTCACTGGAAAACAGGAGCTCAGTGCATTTTGTGCGCAATGTGGCACCTAACAAAGACATGATGTGTGTGAGTTTCAGTGTTCCCAAAGAGGTCCTATATAGCAGCAAGCCCACAGTCACAG AGTGTGCAGATGAACCAGCTGcaaagagacagaaatgtgAAGAGGCTGCTCAGACAACATAA